In the genome of Tripterygium wilfordii isolate XIE 37 chromosome 19, ASM1340144v1, whole genome shotgun sequence, one region contains:
- the LOC119986014 gene encoding acyl carrier protein 4, chloroplastic-like, whose amino-acid sequence MASISATCLRLQAPLKVQFHKSGQVAGRIAPLNWVSVRPSSRTVRFQVSCAARPETVQKVCEIVRKQLALPPESELTPESKFSALGADSLDTVEIVMGLEEEFDISVEEENSQNITTVQEAADLIDKLVQKKDVA is encoded by the exons ATGGCGTCAATTTCAGCTACTTGTCTCCGGCTCCAAGCTCCACTGAAGGTGCAGTTTCACAAGAGTGGTCAG GTAGCTGGTAGAATTGCTCCTTTGAATTGGGTATCCGTACGTCCCTCTTCAAGGACTGTCCGATTCCAGGTCTCTTGCGCG GCAAGGCCAGAGACAGTGCAAAAAGTTTGTGAAATTGTGAGGAAGCAACTAGCTTTGCCTCCTGAGTCCGAGCTCACTCCTGAGTCCAAGTTCTCTGCACTCGGCGCTGATTCACTCGACACGGTAGAGATAGTCATGGGGTTGGAGGAAGAATTTGACATTAGTGTGGAAGAGGAGAACTCTCAGAACATTACAACAGTCCAAGAAGCCGCGGACTTGATTGATAAACTTGTTCAGAAGAAAGATGTGGCTTAG